One Vibrio quintilis DNA segment encodes these proteins:
- a CDS encoding hybrid-cluster NAD(P)-dependent oxidoreductase, with protein MLLAKVSQINVYPVKSAGGISVSQGWVEKQGLAFDRRFMLALPDGQMVTARTFPQMLQISSVIVSDGLRFSMKDMPALHLRYQDFKMQEVDSTVWNDTFTAYTTTDEANDWFSRITGRHVELLFTGETSNRYRKKIGHEVSFADGYPLLLISEASLAALNERSAEHHCMSQFRTNLVVSGTEPFAEDGWKRIRIGEVEFDIVKPCERCIMTTVDPATGQPRPTKEPLRTLSQFRANESGGVFFGQNLVAKNEGIIRADDSVEVLEYQEKTIYPDRKEQRVLECVSREEIARDFVTFWLSARQGTMAEYFPGQFISVELIIDGEPQSRCYTLSSSPSRPDLVAISVKRVQDGIVSNWLIDQFHAGDVLLAKAPAGDFHLPSQLSRPLLLLSAGSGVTPMLSMVRYLADRSQLNDVVFYHQCRSVADIPCRDELQALRQQHPGLRVIFSLTQPPVDWFGLKGRFSSAHMRQIPELAQREVFICGPEGFIEQAKTLVTGAGVPEDSCHQELFAVTQERSSEPYQELMIRINDHLISGNNQKTLLEQAESQDVSIPNSCRAGLCGACRVKIDKGQVRQESSPALDALAADQGIVLACCCIPETDIEVSF; from the coding sequence ATGTTGTTAGCAAAAGTCAGTCAAATCAATGTGTATCCGGTGAAGTCTGCCGGTGGTATCTCAGTTTCTCAGGGATGGGTTGAAAAGCAGGGGCTCGCTTTTGACCGGCGGTTTATGCTGGCATTGCCTGACGGGCAAATGGTCACAGCGAGAACGTTTCCGCAGATGCTGCAGATATCCAGTGTCATTGTGTCTGACGGGCTGCGTTTCAGTATGAAGGATATGCCGGCTTTGCATCTGCGTTATCAGGATTTCAAAATGCAGGAAGTTGACAGTACGGTCTGGAACGATACGTTCACCGCTTATACCACCACCGATGAAGCCAATGACTGGTTCAGCCGGATTACCGGCAGGCACGTGGAACTTTTATTTACCGGCGAAACTTCAAATCGTTACCGGAAAAAAATCGGACATGAGGTCAGTTTTGCGGATGGCTATCCGTTATTGTTGATCAGTGAAGCCTCACTGGCTGCATTAAATGAGCGAAGCGCTGAGCATCATTGCATGTCTCAGTTCAGAACAAATCTTGTGGTGTCAGGTACAGAACCTTTTGCGGAAGATGGCTGGAAACGGATCCGTATTGGTGAGGTTGAATTCGACATCGTGAAGCCATGTGAACGATGTATTATGACGACTGTTGATCCGGCCACTGGTCAACCGAGGCCGACAAAAGAGCCGCTCCGGACGCTGTCTCAATTCAGAGCCAATGAATCAGGTGGCGTGTTTTTCGGACAGAATCTGGTCGCAAAAAATGAAGGTATAATCCGGGCTGATGATAGTGTGGAAGTGCTGGAATATCAGGAAAAAACCATTTATCCGGACCGGAAGGAGCAGCGGGTACTTGAGTGTGTCAGCCGGGAAGAGATTGCCCGTGATTTCGTGACTTTCTGGTTGTCCGCCCGGCAGGGGACAATGGCTGAATATTTTCCCGGACAGTTTATCTCTGTCGAATTGATCATTGACGGAGAACCGCAATCCCGCTGTTACACGCTTTCTTCATCACCATCCCGTCCTGACTTGGTGGCAATTTCTGTCAAACGGGTGCAGGACGGCATCGTTTCAAACTGGCTGATCGACCAGTTCCATGCCGGTGATGTGCTGCTGGCCAAAGCTCCGGCGGGCGATTTTCATCTTCCGTCGCAATTATCCCGGCCTCTGTTGTTATTGTCGGCGGGAAGTGGTGTGACGCCGATGTTGTCAATGGTCCGGTATCTCGCAGACAGATCTCAGCTGAATGATGTCGTGTTTTATCATCAGTGCCGTTCTGTGGCAGATATTCCCTGCCGTGATGAGTTACAGGCACTCCGGCAACAGCATCCCGGATTACGGGTGATATTCTCGCTGACTCAGCCTCCGGTTGACTGGTTCGGACTGAAAGGACGGTTTTCATCTGCACACATGCGTCAGATTCCGGAGCTGGCGCAAAGAGAAGTGTTCATTTGCGGCCCGGAAGGATTTATTGAACAGGCAAAAACATTAGTGACCGGAGCTGGTGTGCCGGAAGATAGCTGTCATCAGGAACTGTTTGCAGTAACTCAGGAACGTTCTTCAGAACCTTATCAGGAACTGATGATTCGTATAAATGATCATCTGATATCCGGGAATAATCAGAAAACGCTGCTGGAGCAGGCGGAAAGTCAGGATGTTTCAATCCCCAACAGCTGTCGTGCCGGTTTGTGTGGTGCCTGCAGAGTAAAAATCGATAAGGGGCAGGTCAGACAGGAAAGCTCACCTGCACTTGATGCGCTTGCAGCTGATCAGGGGATCGTTCTCGCTTGTTGCTGTATTCCTGAAACCGATATTGAAGTGAGTTTCTGA